A window of Streptomyces broussonetiae genomic DNA:
CAGCACGCGCGGTACGACGAGCCGGTGGATCGGGTCGATGCCGAGCACCTGCATCGCGTCGATCTCGTCCCGGATCTTGCGCGCCCCGAGGTCCGCGCAGATCGCCGTGCCGCCCGCGCCCGCGATGAGCAGCGCGGTGACGATCGGCGAGGCCTCGCGCAGCACCGCGAGCACGGACGCGGCACCGGCGAAGGACTGCGCGCCGAGCTGCCGGGTCAGGCTGCCGATCTGCAGTGCGATGACCGCCCCGAAGGGGATCGAGACCAGTGCCGTCGGCAGGATCGTGACGCTTGCGACGAACCACGCCTGCTGGATGAACTCCCGTGCCTGGAAGGGCCGTCGGGGCAGGGTCCGGACGACGTCCAGGGCCATCGCGAAGAGGTTGCCCGAGTGCCGGAGCGCACCTGTCGGGGAGAGTCTCATGCGCTGCTCACCCCCGTCCCGCGCAGCTCTGCCTCCCGTCTCGCGATCGCCTCCCAGCGGGGCGGGCGGGTGATGCCGGGGCCGGGCAGCAGGCGGGGAGTCAGGTCC
This region includes:
- a CDS encoding MlaE family ABC transporter permease, whose translation is MRLSPTGALRHSGNLFAMALDVVRTLPRRPFQAREFIQQAWFVASVTILPTALVSIPFGAVIALQIGSLTRQLGAQSFAGAASVLAVLREASPIVTALLIAGAGGTAICADLGARKIRDEIDAMQVLGIDPIHRLVVPRVLASMVVAVLLNGLVSVVGVAGGYFFNVVLQHGTPGAYLASFTTLAQLSDLWAAEVKALVFGAIAAIVASYKGLTAQGGPKGVGDAVNQSVVITFMLLFVTNFVMTAVYFQVVPQRG